The following DNA comes from Marinilactibacillus sp. Marseille-P9653.
ATTTTTTTGGTAAATATGTACACATTTTATTTGTTTTACTCAGACAAAAAGCGCGCAAAGAAAGGTGCTTATAGAGTTTCCGAAAAACACTTACTCCTCAGTGCATTTTTACTTGGTGGTATTGGTGCTTGGACAGGAATGACCAAGTTTCGGCATAAGACTCAAAAACCGGTATTCAAATTTTGTATACCGATAGCGGCTGTGCTAACGGTTATAGGTTTGATTAGTGTGTTGTTTTATTCTATTATTTTATAACCATTCGATTAGAAAGGAGGAAAGAAATGAAAAAGATACTGGTCATAGGTTGTCCAGGTTCTGGTAAATCAACGCTATCTGAGAGACTAGCCAAAGCACTAGATTTAGAACTAATCCACTTGGACAGAATCAACTGGATAAATGACCATCATACTCTCAGTAGAGCTGAATTTGATGATCAATTAGAAAAGGTTCTATCAAAAGATCGTTGGATCATTGACGGGAATTACAACCGGACGCTTAGTCGAAGACTGATCGCAGCAGATACCGTAATATGGCTAGACCTGCCTAGAACACTTTGCATTTATAGGATACTCAAACGCTTCGTCAAAGCAAAAATGTTACATAAGGGAACTTTTGGAAATCCCAATAAAATCGAAAAAGACTTTTTGAATTTTGTATGGAATTTCAATAAAACGAATCGACCATTAATTTTAAACGCTTTAAGTAATTGTTCTGATAAAAGGATTTTAATCCTGAAAGCGAATAAGGAAATTAAACAAATAAAAAAAATATTGACTTAATGAGAAAATAATAAGTATTACTTAGAATAAGTATAAACTGAAATAAAAAAATTATTAATAAAAGATTTAGATATATTACAGAATAGGTGTTAATATACTCCGATTATAAGAAAAAGTGTTTTCATCTTTTGTCTTAAATGTGAACAGACAGTCATTTTTTTGATTGAGGGTCTCTCATAACAGTATATACATATGTTGCTGTGTCATATAATTATTTGTGAGAGGTGTGAGTAGATGAGCGAGAAAGATATACAAAAAGAACTTGAAGCACTCAAATCAGAATTGGAATCTGTTAAACGATTAAACAGAGAGTTATTAACCCTACAGGAGGAACAAGATTCTCTAGATTTCGCGTGGTCTGGTAATTTAGGACACTGGTATTGGGACTTCCAAGTAAATAGAGTGACATTCAATCCTATGAAAGCTATGGCATTAGGATACACAAAAGAAGAATTACCAGAATACGTTGACTTCCAATTCTTTACGGATAAACTACACCCAGATGATTATGAGCGCGTAATGGACGCTATGCGAGATCATTTATCAAACCAGAGTCCAGTATGGGAAGTAAGATATCGAATTAAGACCAAAGATGGTGGTTACCGTACGTACTATGATCGTGGCAAAGTCACCAAGCGCTCTGAAGAAGGCGCGCCTTTATTCTTGTCGGGTATCGTATTCGATGTTACAGATTATGAAGAAGAAAGACGCAGACTTTTAGAAGAAAACAAAGAATGGGCAATCCAATCTAAAAAAGATTCATTGACAGGTTTATATAATCGAGCGAATATTTTGTTCGAGTTAGGCAAACTCGTAAACGAAGCTCAAATGGGTGAAGATAAAACTGTTTCGATCAGTTTACTGGATATTGACAATTTAAGTCATCAGAATTCTCTTTTTGGTCCGCTTTTTGGAGATGAAATCATCAAGAAAGCTGGTCAAATTATTAATGACAACTTAAGAGATGGAGATTACGCAGGGAATTTTGAAGGTGGAAAATTTGTGATCGTCTTACCCGACACTTCAAAAGCAGAAGCGCATGAATTCTCAGAAACAATTAGAACTCAATTGTCAAAAGCAGATTTCACTGAACCAGCTGAAGTGACGAGTAGTGCTGGTGTTGCGCAGTATCAACCCAAAGAGACGGTAAGTCAATTATTTAACAGAGCAGATAGTATGCTTTACAAAGTGAAAAGTACTGGGAAAAATCAAGTTGAATCTTAAGCATCCTATATTGATTTCGAGAAAAAAGCAGTCTTCAAAGATTGCTTTTTTTATTTACCTAAAAGCAGATTCTTTGCATACAAGTAACATCTCTGGCATAGTAAAGATAACTTCAAAGGAGATGAGTAATATGGCTAATTCAAAAGAAAAGGCTTTAAAAATCATGGACAAGAATGACACAGGTATACTAGCAACTATCTCAGGAAATAAACCAGTAGCACGCTACATGTCTTTTCATTGTGAAGGGTTAACCCTTTATACGGTTACTGATAAAAGAACAGAAAAAGTAGAAGATATCGAACAAAATCCAAATGTCTTTGTGTTACTTGGACATGAAGAAGGTTTGATCAATAAAGATTATGTTGAAATAGAAGGTGTTGTTTCAACAACTGAAAATCAAGAAGTAATTGATAAATCTTGGAATGATTACATGGACGAGCGTTACGAAAGCAAACAAGATCCCAACATTCTTGTTTTAAAAGTCGAACCTAAAAAAGTTACCGTTAAAAACAAAAAAGGAAGCGAGTCAGAAGACGTTTCTTTATAAAATAAAAAACTAAATGATTTAAAATATTGAGCAGGAGAGCATAACTCTTCTGCTCTTTTTATTTCTAAAAATAATGATATGATTACAGTCCTATAAATTATAATAGAATAGCTTAATATTATATGGAAAATTCTTTATACTACTTATAAGAGGTGTTTGTTTATGGAACTTGGATTGAAGAAAAATGACTTACGACTAAGCCCGTATGATCCATCTTGGGAAAAAGCTTTTATGAATATTAAAAAGCAAATAATTGACTGTACAGCACTAAAGCCGGATCGAATTCAGCATATTGGTAGTACCTCAATAGTCGGGATGCCAGCAAAACCAATCATTGATATTATGGTAGGGATCGATTCTTTAAAACAGATTGACGCTAAGCTGTTTACCCAGTTAAAAGAAGCTGGTTTTTTAAGATTGAAAGTTGAGAAACCAGATGAGATTGTGCTTGCGCGTTTTACGGACAAAAGTTATTCAGTTAAAACTCACTTTATTCATCTTGTTGAAAAAGATTCAAAGAAGTGGAATGATTTGTTGTTTTTTAGAAATCATTTAAACCAGAACAGCCAAGCAAAAGAAGCTTATAAGGAATTGAAGCAAGAACTTGTAGTGCAGCCAGGGATGGAAATTCAATCTTATACAGAAATTTGTCAGAGATATTTTGAATCAGAATAAGAGTAACTAAAAAAAGCTGAATTAAGAGATATTTAAAGCAAGGATGGACTGTACGGTAGGAAAGAATTGTATTACAATAAAAGCAATAGAATCTATGGAACGGATGAATGGAATGAACAATGAGAAGATATCGATATTAGGCATTCCTTTTGATAATTTAACTCGAGTAGAATTTCTGACCCAGCTTCTCATGAGAATGGAAAATCAGCAGAAAACCTTTCTGGTCACAGCTAATCCGGAAATTGTCATGTACGCAAAAGAAGACGACAGGTACTTCGATTTATTATTGAAAGCAGACTACATAGCTCCAGACGGCATTGGAATCGTCAGAGCTGCAAAAACACTCAAAACGCCGATCAAAGAGAGAGTACCTGGTTTTGAATTGATGCTGGGCTTACTAGAATTATCTAGTGAATACAAAAAACGCGTATACTTTATTGGAGCTCAAGAGGAAGTTGTTGCAAAAGCAGTAGAAAATGCAAGAAAGCGCTGGCCAGGTCTGGAAATCGTCGGATATCATCACGGTTATTTTGACCATTCAGATCCTAAGATGATTGAGCAAGTCGCTGATTTGAAACCTGATTTGATTCTTGTGGCATTTGGATTTCCAAGACAAGAAAATTGGATTCATCAGTATCTTCAGGTAGCTGACCGAGGCATTGCGATCGGAGTAGGTGGAAGTTTTGATGTGTTATCTGGAAAATCGAAACGCGCGCCAAAGATCGTTCAGAAGTTACATATCGAATGGCTTTATAGATTATTAAAACAACCTTCCAGATATAAACGCATGCTAGCGCTACCTGTATTTATGGGAGAAATCCGTAAGCAACGTCAATTAAAGAGAGTACCTAAAAATGGAAAATAAGATTTTGGAACGTAACGAAATGAAAATTTTACACATTAATGCTGGGAATGAGTATGGCGGTGGCTTATTTCATATCATGTCACTCTTTCAAGGAATAGACAAAATCGATATGGAATTACTCGTATTTGAAGAAGGTCCAGTAGCAGAAAATGCTCGAAAAAATGGCATATCGGTTACGGTACTTCCCCAGCGCTCAAGATATGATTTGTCGATTCTTTCAAAATTAAGAAAATGGATCAATCAGAATCAGTTCGATATCGTCCACTCACACGGCCCAAGAGCCAATCTACTTGTAGGGTTGATCCGTTCGACTATGAAGGCTAAGTGGATCACAACCATTCATAGCGATCCTACATTAGACTTCCAAGGCCGAGGACTGAAAGGGAAAGTCTTTGAATGGCTCAACTTGAAATCCTTGACCAGACCAGATCATTTGATTGCTATTTCCGGTGAAATAAAAAGAATATTGGTTCAACGTCATGTAAATGAACAACACATCACGGTCGTACATAACGGTCGTGCCTTCGAACAGTCAATCAGTCAGCAAAGAATTAGTGACAAAAGAAATCATTTTAAAATGATTACTGTTGGTCGACTGGAATGGGTGAAAGGTCATCGCCATTTGATTGAAGCGTTGAAACTCGTTCGTTTTGACAACTGGGAACTGAACATTTGCGGGATAGGTGAACAAGAACTTGCTCTACGCGAATCTGTTGAAAAAGCGGGACTAAAAGAAAAAGTGCATTTTCTAGGATGGATTGAAGCGAAAGCTGTAGGGGATCAGATCGTTGAATCGGATATCTTGATCAATCCATCACTTAGTGAAAGTTTTCCACTCGTTGCTTTGGAAGCCGGGGAAAATAAGAGACCTGTCATCGCTACAGATGTGGGAGACGTAAAAGAAATGATCCCGGACAAAACGATTGGTTGGCTCATTCCAGCAGAAGATCCGATTGCTCTTGCTCAAGCAATTGAAGAAGCTTACTTTGAGTGGGAACAAGGTACTTTGAAGATAAAAGGAACGCGCTTTTACGAGTGGAGCAAGCAATTCACTATCGAAAAGCAAGGGCTTGAAACAATGGAAGTTTATAGAAATTGTTTATGAGTCAAGATGGTTTTAGTCACATTGAAAGAAACCAGTAAGAGAATATGATATACTAGCTAACATATTGTAAGCACCAATTAGGAGGAACTACACTATGAACCCCACATATGCGGATGATAGCGTTGCGTTACATACAGACCTGTATGAAATCAACATGATTTTGACCCACTGGAAGAAAGGGAACGATCAGAAACGCGCCGTATTTGAAGTTTATTATCGAAATAATCCGTTTGGTATGGGTTATACGATTTTCACAGGACTTGAAAGAATTGTTCAATACATTGAAAATTTAAAATTTACAGAATCGGATATTGATTATTTGAGAGACATTGAACATTATCCAGAAGAGTTTCTGGAATTTCTTAAAGATTGGCGCTTTAAAGGAACATTGCGTTCATTTAAAGAAGGAGAAGTAGCTTTTGCAAATGAACCACTGATTCAAGTGGAAGGAACGATCATTGACTGCCAATTGATTGAAACAGCGTTACTGAATATCGTGAACTTCCAGACATTGATTGCCACTAAAGCAGCCCAGATTAAAAGTGCGGCTGGAGAGGATCCTGTCTTAGAGTTTGGGGCTCGACGTGCCCAAGAAATGGACGCAGCGATTTGGGGAGCGAGAGCAACTTATATCGCAGGGGTCGATTCGACGAGTAATACAAGAGCAGCTAAAATCTTTGGTATTCCCGCATCTGGAACCCATGCGCATGCATTAGTGCAAGCGTATCGTGATGAGTATCAAGCATTTAAAGCATATGCTGAAACACATAAAGATTGTGTTTTTTTAGTAGACACTTTCAACACTTTGGAATCAGGTGTGCCAAATGCAATTAAAGTTGCAAAAGAAATGGGCGACACCATTAACTTTTTAGGGGTTAGACTAGACTCAGGAGATTTGTCTTACTTGTCTAAAAGAGTCCGTCAACAGTTAGATGATGCTGGATTCACAGACGCCAAAATCTTTGTCTCAAATGATCTTGATGCGGAAACCATTTTGAACTTGAAAATGCAAGGCGCTAAAATCGATGTATGGGGCGTTGGAACAAAAATGATCACAGCGTATGACCAACCAGCCCTAGGTGCTGTCTATAAAATTGTTTCCGTTGAAGGAAATGATGGCGGAATGCATCATACCCTCAAATTAACAGGAAATGCCGCTAAGATCACAACTCCAGGCAAAAAACAGGTTTGGAGAATTCGTTCAAATAATGATCAGAAACCTGAGGGGGATTATATCACTTTGGTTGAAGAGCAACCAAATGATCAGGCAGACCTATTTATGTTCCACCCACAGTACAACTATATTAACAAAACCCTTACAGAGTTTCAGGCTAGGCCGCTCTTACAGGATATCATTGTTGACGGGGAAACCATCTACGACTTGCCACCGCTTGAAGACGTTAGAACGTATGCTAAAAAGAGTTTAGCTGAACAATGGGAAGAAAATAAACGTTTGTTAAATCCTGAACCTTATCCAGTCGATTTATCACAAAAATTATTTGATGCCAAAGTAGAAACGATCAAACAATTTAAAAATATGCCAACAGATAAATCAAAATCAGTATTTTAGAAGTAAATTGGATTTTTTGTTAAACTAAACTAGAATCATTTTATATTATTTGATAGGGGATGAAAGAAAATGATGTCAGATTTAAAAAAACAAATTATTGAAGAAATGGCCGTTTCACCAGAAATTGACGCGCAAGAAGAAATTCGTAGAAGTGTTGATCTGATGAAAGACTATTTTAAAAAACATACTTTTTTAAAAACCTTTGTACTCGGTATTTCTGGAGGGCAAGACTCTTCTTTATTAGGGAGATTAGCGCAGATCGCCATGGAAGAAATGCGTGAAGAAACCAAAGATGAAAGCTATGCTTTCGTAGCCATGAGGTTACCATACGGCGAGCAGGCTGATGAGGACGACGCAATGGCAGCTATTGAATGGATGAAACCAGATAAAGTTGTCAAAGTGGATATCAAACCTACAGTAGATGCTTCAGTAGCTTCGCTGAAAGCTGGTGGAGTGGATATTTCAGATTTTAATAGAGGCAATATTAAGGCTAGAGAAAGAATGGTTATACAGTACGCTGTAGCTGCACACCATAATGGAGCGGTTTTAGGTACTGACCACTCTGCCGAAAGTGTGACAGGTTTCTTTACGAAGTATGGCGATGGTGGAACAGACTTGAACCCGTTATTTAGACTCAATAAAGGACAAGGTAAGTCATTACTGAAAGCATTAGGCGCGCCGGAAGCATTTTACAAAAAAGTTCCGACAGCTGATCTGGAAAGTGATAAACCTGGATTAGCTGATGAAGATGTCCTTGGAGTAACGTATGAGGAAATTGACGCTTATCTTGAAGGTAAAGACGTCTCTGAGCAAGCAGCAGAAAAAATTGAAGAATGGTATTTGAAAACACAGCACAAACGCCATTTACCGATTACAGTTTTCGACGATTTCTGGAAATAGAATAGCTTAGACCCCGGATCTTTCGTTCCGGGGTTTTTATTTTATAAAGAATGAGTGCACGACGGGTTATACAGTTGACATTTTGGTATATACCAATTACAATGAGGCAGAATAGAGCATAAGGAGGAGCAGTTATGACAACAGTATATACGCACGCGCAAATTTATACAGGAGAAAGCCTAATAGAAGATGGTTATATACGCTTTGATCAGGAAATTATCGGTGTTGGACAGATGGATGCCTATGAGCCTCAAGAAGATGAAAAAGAAATCGATATGAAAAACAAATTGATTGTACCCGGATTTATTGATGTTCATAGTCATGGTGGTTACGGAACGGATAATATGGATGGTACTGCAGAAGAGATCAGCGAAATGACTAAAAAAATGCTGTCTGAAGGCATCACGAGTTACTTCCCAACAACAATGACGCAATCAGATGAAAGTATTGAAGCAGCGATGGAACAAATCAAAGAAGCTGGTGAAATGAATTCGATGATTCAAGGGATTCATTTAGAAGGTCCTTTTTTATCCGTTGAGCACAAAGGCGCTCAACCTGAAAAATATATTGCCGTTGCAGATAAAGAAAAAATAGAAAAGTGGAATGAGCTAAGCGGTGGATTAATCAAGTTAGTCACCTATGCACCTGAAACTGGAGACGTTTCAGATTTTGAGAAATACTGTGAAGAACAGGATATCGTCCTTTCAGCAGGACATTCAGACGCAAAATATCAGGAACTCAAAGATTCTGGAGCGACTCATGTAACGCATCTTTTCAACGGACAGCGTGGACTGCATCATAGAGAGGTTGGAGTCAGCGGATTTGGTTTGCTAGAAGATGAGGTCACTGTAGAGATGATCGTAGACGGATTTCATATCTCACCAGAAATGGTTAAGTTAGCATACAAAGCAAAAGGTGCCGATGGTATTGAATTGATTACAGATGCTATGCGCGCGAAAAACGCTCCAGAGGGAGAAAGTGAACTGGGTGGTCAAAAAGTTATGGTGAAAGACAAACAAGCCAGACTGGAGGACGGAACTTTAGCCGGAAGTGTCCTGACATTTATAGATGCTTTCAAAAATGTGATTCAGTTTACAGGGTGTTCTATTGAAGAAGCCGTTAAAATGAGCTCAGTGAATCAGGCAAAAGAGTTCAAGCTGGAGCGCAAAGGAGCACTGATGCCAAGTAATGATGCAGATATGCTTGTATTGACCGAAGACTTGGCGCTAGTTCAAACGATTGTAGGAGGAGAAATACATGACATCAGCTAGACAATTTAAAACTAAACATGGATTAAACGTTATTGTAGTAGAAAATAAAGAGCAAGGTGGGAAAAAAGCATTTGAACTCATTAAAGAAGCGATGGAATCTGGAGCGAAAGTTCTAGGATTGGCGACTGGAAGTACGCCTGAAACGCTATACAAGGAAATGAGAGAAAGTGAGTTGGATTATTCTGACATGATTTCTGTCAATCTTGACGAATATGTCGGACTTCCAGCGGATCACCCACAAAGTTATCATACTTTCATGGAAGATAATCTATTTTCATCTAAACCATTCAAAAAAACTTTTATACCTGACGGATTAGGGGATGAACAAGAAGAAATAAAAAGGTACAATAAGATAATAGAAGAATACCCGATCGACTTGCAGATTTTGGGAATTGGAACGAATGCACACATTGGATTTAACGAGCCTGGCACTTCTTTCTTACAAGAAACACACATGGAAAAACTGACAGATGCGACGATTGAGTCAAACAAACGATATTTTGAGTCA
Coding sequences within:
- a CDS encoding DUF1294 domain-containing protein, with the translated sequence MFETLNYFQMITITYIFLVNMYTFYLFYSDKKRAKKGAYRVSEKHLLLSAFLLGGIGAWTGMTKFRHKTQKPVFKFCIPIAAVLTVIGLISVLFYSIIL
- a CDS encoding AAA family ATPase, which produces MKKILVIGCPGSGKSTLSERLAKALDLELIHLDRINWINDHHTLSRAEFDDQLEKVLSKDRWIIDGNYNRTLSRRLIAADTVIWLDLPRTLCIYRILKRFVKAKMLHKGTFGNPNKIEKDFLNFVWNFNKTNRPLILNALSNCSDKRILILKANKEIKQIKKILT
- a CDS encoding sensor domain-containing diguanylate cyclase, with product MSEKDIQKELEALKSELESVKRLNRELLTLQEEQDSLDFAWSGNLGHWYWDFQVNRVTFNPMKAMALGYTKEELPEYVDFQFFTDKLHPDDYERVMDAMRDHLSNQSPVWEVRYRIKTKDGGYRTYYDRGKVTKRSEEGAPLFLSGIVFDVTDYEEERRRLLEENKEWAIQSKKDSLTGLYNRANILFELGKLVNEAQMGEDKTVSISLLDIDNLSHQNSLFGPLFGDEIIKKAGQIINDNLRDGDYAGNFEGGKFVIVLPDTSKAEAHEFSETIRTQLSKADFTEPAEVTSSAGVAQYQPKETVSQLFNRADSMLYKVKSTGKNQVES
- a CDS encoding pyridoxamine 5'-phosphate oxidase family protein; this translates as MANSKEKALKIMDKNDTGILATISGNKPVARYMSFHCEGLTLYTVTDKRTEKVEDIEQNPNVFVLLGHEEGLINKDYVEIEGVVSTTENQEVIDKSWNDYMDERYESKQDPNILVLKVEPKKVTVKNKKGSESEDVSL
- a CDS encoding GrpB family protein; its protein translation is MELGLKKNDLRLSPYDPSWEKAFMNIKKQIIDCTALKPDRIQHIGSTSIVGMPAKPIIDIMVGIDSLKQIDAKLFTQLKEAGFLRLKVEKPDEIVLARFTDKSYSVKTHFIHLVEKDSKKWNDLLFFRNHLNQNSQAKEAYKELKQELVVQPGMEIQSYTEICQRYFESE
- a CDS encoding WecB/TagA/CpsF family glycosyltransferase, whose product is MNNEKISILGIPFDNLTRVEFLTQLLMRMENQQKTFLVTANPEIVMYAKEDDRYFDLLLKADYIAPDGIGIVRAAKTLKTPIKERVPGFELMLGLLELSSEYKKRVYFIGAQEEVVAKAVENARKRWPGLEIVGYHHGYFDHSDPKMIEQVADLKPDLILVAFGFPRQENWIHQYLQVADRGIAIGVGGSFDVLSGKSKRAPKIVQKLHIEWLYRLLKQPSRYKRMLALPVFMGEIRKQRQLKRVPKNGK
- a CDS encoding glycosyltransferase family 4 protein; this translates as MENKILERNEMKILHINAGNEYGGGLFHIMSLFQGIDKIDMELLVFEEGPVAENARKNGISVTVLPQRSRYDLSILSKLRKWINQNQFDIVHSHGPRANLLVGLIRSTMKAKWITTIHSDPTLDFQGRGLKGKVFEWLNLKSLTRPDHLIAISGEIKRILVQRHVNEQHITVVHNGRAFEQSISQQRISDKRNHFKMITVGRLEWVKGHRHLIEALKLVRFDNWELNICGIGEQELALRESVEKAGLKEKVHFLGWIEAKAVGDQIVESDILINPSLSESFPLVALEAGENKRPVIATDVGDVKEMIPDKTIGWLIPAEDPIALAQAIEEAYFEWEQGTLKIKGTRFYEWSKQFTIEKQGLETMEVYRNCL
- a CDS encoding nicotinate phosphoribosyltransferase, encoding MNPTYADDSVALHTDLYEINMILTHWKKGNDQKRAVFEVYYRNNPFGMGYTIFTGLERIVQYIENLKFTESDIDYLRDIEHYPEEFLEFLKDWRFKGTLRSFKEGEVAFANEPLIQVEGTIIDCQLIETALLNIVNFQTLIATKAAQIKSAAGEDPVLEFGARRAQEMDAAIWGARATYIAGVDSTSNTRAAKIFGIPASGTHAHALVQAYRDEYQAFKAYAETHKDCVFLVDTFNTLESGVPNAIKVAKEMGDTINFLGVRLDSGDLSYLSKRVRQQLDDAGFTDAKIFVSNDLDAETILNLKMQGAKIDVWGVGTKMITAYDQPALGAVYKIVSVEGNDGGMHHTLKLTGNAAKITTPGKKQVWRIRSNNDQKPEGDYITLVEEQPNDQADLFMFHPQYNYINKTLTEFQARPLLQDIIVDGETIYDLPPLEDVRTYAKKSLAEQWEENKRLLNPEPYPVDLSQKLFDAKVETIKQFKNMPTDKSKSVF
- the nadE gene encoding ammonia-dependent NAD(+) synthetase, whose amino-acid sequence is MSDLKKQIIEEMAVSPEIDAQEEIRRSVDLMKDYFKKHTFLKTFVLGISGGQDSSLLGRLAQIAMEEMREETKDESYAFVAMRLPYGEQADEDDAMAAIEWMKPDKVVKVDIKPTVDASVASLKAGGVDISDFNRGNIKARERMVIQYAVAAHHNGAVLGTDHSAESVTGFFTKYGDGGTDLNPLFRLNKGQGKSLLKALGAPEAFYKKVPTADLESDKPGLADEDVLGVTYEEIDAYLEGKDVSEQAAEKIEEWYLKTQHKRHLPITVFDDFWK
- the nagA gene encoding N-acetylglucosamine-6-phosphate deacetylase encodes the protein MTTVYTHAQIYTGESLIEDGYIRFDQEIIGVGQMDAYEPQEDEKEIDMKNKLIVPGFIDVHSHGGYGTDNMDGTAEEISEMTKKMLSEGITSYFPTTMTQSDESIEAAMEQIKEAGEMNSMIQGIHLEGPFLSVEHKGAQPEKYIAVADKEKIEKWNELSGGLIKLVTYAPETGDVSDFEKYCEEQDIVLSAGHSDAKYQELKDSGATHVTHLFNGQRGLHHREVGVSGFGLLEDEVTVEMIVDGFHISPEMVKLAYKAKGADGIELITDAMRAKNAPEGESELGGQKVMVKDKQARLEDGTLAGSVLTFIDAFKNVIQFTGCSIEEAVKMSSVNQAKEFKLERKGALMPSNDADMLVLTEDLALVQTIVGGEIHDIS
- a CDS encoding glucosamine-6-phosphate deaminase — its product is MTSARQFKTKHGLNVIVVENKEQGGKKAFELIKEAMESGAKVLGLATGSTPETLYKEMRESELDYSDMISVNLDEYVGLPADHPQSYHTFMEDNLFSSKPFKKTFIPDGLGDEQEEIKRYNKIIEEYPIDLQILGIGTNAHIGFNEPGTSFLQETHMEKLTDATIESNKRYFESEEEVPKYAFSMGIKSILSAKQIVLMAYGEEKSEAIDQMINGSITEQVPASVLQTHDNVTIIIDEAAASRL